A window from Gallus gallus isolate bGalGal1 chromosome 5, bGalGal1.mat.broiler.GRCg7b, whole genome shotgun sequence encodes these proteins:
- the PAPLN gene encoding papilin isoform X1, whose amino-acid sequence MHVHHQEKNTETKTRVTRMQMKNLLFLFLLAVMLPSAFSGHRMKRQTGVWGSWGEWGKCSRSCGGGVSVRQRHCYFQRTESASSCIGPTRSYRSCNIQSCPEGSRDFRAEQCAEFDGTEFQGKKYKWLPYYGAPNKCELNCIPKGENFYYRHKETVIDGTTCEPGKRDICVEGVCQAVGCDNILESTKKEDKCLQCGGDNSTCYDVKGTFDVPNLPKGYNQIFIIPVGATSIQIKEVMPSRNFMAVKNVQGDYYLNGHWTIDFSRTLHIASTVMHYDRGSEGDLAPELLHARGPTTEPLVIELISQEPNPGVQYEYYLPMHRQTTGYSWSYSSWSECSSECGGGFQTRLVFCTIDNEIYPDYMCRNKPQPDNNRTCGHQTCPQTKRTSYIFPPRAWSHGGARNSQMKRWKTGEWGPCSATCGGGTQTRSVYCVAFDGQNSQGVVDNAECMAFAQQPHSSQPCNRRQCATWSTGPWSECSASCGEGVQTRTVTCRTQHGSQAQDFACLMEPKPPATQPCLKENCIQEVGWHVGDWGLCSKSCNSGIRTRQVICADGDSKFYSADICKAIQPQKPATLGSCNVQPCYLPQQVPSMQDTMGYDTSRRSLLTRYNPDSPPTDSGDGRLLPGSSTVHSSSGNYHINSTEDHGINLLPVRWESQSRSSNYHHLNITQYPTTGTGSQNCYQTPHGCCPDGHTPASGPLGRGCSFNTCHQNRYGCCPDGVSAARGPNNMGCPQYDSDVHMRRNQPAAAVPTASQALSQQHPSGECRSSVYGCCFDNVASASGPEGEGCLNRPNYPYPVMCLLPSAHGPCANWTTRWYFVTVVGKCNRFWYGGCHGNKNSFASEEECMRVCHSSVGISPLEHQPSSGTRTLQQQDTGSRFHMDTAQGKQQPLPGESSSHGQEGRAYGASHRTQNRHGENYWRRQVLPETLQRSSVMESQQWGTQQSRLKSLSQLHLTGETAVPGPSQKLSSSGQQVLPREGKQWHKASGTDASMIEGFGHQVSADSFPAQNLHRAILEEAKPSLVTAIMGQNIQLVCKASLSPFSRVEWMKDGRPVSSDRHTYQSDSSLVISHVKLEDAGTYTCLISDGRTESRRQIQLQIVEYQSAVLAEGERGQVLHKENQRQRELPRGGKVIQAAGSSVHPQFTYRLRMDKSEPSVVETKVGERVRLPCTVEASPALTIEWQKDGQPLSPPRHRQQSDGALVISRVSSEDAGFFTCIASNGRDQDQRQVLLRPLGGLRITGLLPSIKVSEGETAQLHCTVTGNNVNIRWSRNGVPVRADGRHIHLSQDGSLTISNIQLADEGSYTCSAYSSSNSVSASTEVKVLRSRPSTTVNHVVDLSRECVDQPHLANCGLIVQAQLCGNEYYASFCCASCSHYQPHASPPHRSG is encoded by the exons GGCCATAGGATGAAGCGGCAGACTGGTGTTTGGGGAAGCTGGGGTGAATGGGGCAAGTGCAGTCGGAGCTGTGGTGGCGGAGTCAGTGTTCGGCAACGGCACTGCTATTTCCAAAG GACAGAAAGTGCTTCCAGTTGCATTGGACCAACTCGAAGCTATCGCTCATGCAATATTCAG AGCTGCCCAGAAGGCTCCAGAGATTTCCGAGCAGAGCAGTGTGCAGAGTTTGATGGGACAGAatttcaaggaaagaaatacaagtGGCTTCCTTATTATGGAG CACCCAATAAGTGTGAGTTAAACTGTATTCCAAAGGGAGAAAACTTCTACTACAGACACAAGGAAACTGTGATAGATGGGACTACTTGTGAACCTGGCAAGCGGGATATCTGTGTAGAAGGAGTTTGTCAA GCTGTTGGCTGTGATAACATACTAGAATCTACCAAGAAGGAGGACAAGTGCCTACAGTGCGGAGGAGATAACAGCACCTGCTATGATGTGAAGGGCACTTTTGATGTACCCAACCTCCCCAAAG ggtACAATCAAATCTTCATCATCCCTGTGGGAGCTACCAGCATCCAAATCAAGGAGGTTATGCCCAGCAGGAACTTTATGG CTGTCAAGAATGTGCAAGGGGATTATTATCTGAATGGACATTGGACAATTGACTTCAGCCGAACGCTACACATAGCTAGCACAGTTATGCACTATGATCGTGGCTCAGAAGGTGATCTGGCCCCAGAGCTCCTCCATGCCAGGGGTCCCACCACAGAGCCCTTAGTCATTGAG CTCATCAGTCAGGAGCCAAACCCAGGAGTACAGTACGAATACTACCTGCCTATGCACAGACAGACCACAGGTTACAGCTGGAGCTACAGTTCCTGGAGTGAGTGCAGCTCCGAGTGTGGAGGAG GCTTCCAAACCCGCTTGGTGTTTTGTACCATAGACAATGAAATTTATCCAGACTATATGTGCAGGAACAAACCACAACCAGACAATAACCGGACATGTGGCCATCAGACTTGTCCCCAAACAAAACG GACTTCTTACATCTTTCCGCCACGAGCTTGGAGCCACGGTGGAGCACGAAACTCTCAGATGAAGAG GTGGAAAACAGGGGAGTGGGGACCCTGCTCAGCTACCTGTGGTGGAGGCACCCAGACTCGCTCTGTTTACTGTGTAGCATTTGATGGTCAGAACTCCCAAGGTGTTGTGGACAACGCTGAGTGTATGGCCTTTGCACAGCAGCCTCACAGCAGTCAGCCCTGCAACAGGAGACAGTGTGCAACCTGGAGCACAGGGCCCTGGTCAGAG TGCTCAGCCAGCTGTGGGGAAGGCGTCCAGACCCGGACTGTCACCTGCAGAACGCAGCATGGCTCTCAGGCTCAGGACTTTGCTTGCTTAATGGAGCCAAAGCCACCAGCCACGCAGCCCTGCCTTAAGGAGAACTGCATCCAAGAAGTCGGTTGGCACGTTGGAGACTGGGGCCTG TGTTCAAAGAGCTGCAATTCAGGCATCCGGACACGCCAAGTTATCTGCGCTGATGGTGACTCCAAATTCTACAGTGCTGATATATGCAAAGCCATCCAACCACAGAAGCCAGCCACACTGGGTAGCTGCAACGTGCAGCCTTGCTACCTGCCACAAC AGGTCCCCAGTATGCAGGACACTATGGGATATGATACCAGTCGACGGTCCTTGCTGACGCGTTACAACCCAGACAGCCCTCCCACAG ATTCTGGTGATGGAAGGTTGCTCCCTGGGAGCTCCACagtgcacagcagctctggaaatTACCACATCAATTCCACTGAGGACCATGGCATCAACTTGTTGCCTGTTCGCTGGGAATCCCAGTCACGATCATCAAATTATCATCATCTCAACATCACTCAGTATCCCACTACAGGAACTGGATCTCAGAACTGTTATCAGACCCCACATGGCTGCTGTCCAGATGGACACACTCCAGCGTCAGGCCCTTTGGGGAGAGGTTGTTCCTTCAACACTTGTCACCAAAACAG GTATGGATGCTGTCCTGATGGCGTATCAGCTGCCCGAGGTCCAAACAACATGGGATGCCCACAGTATGACAGTGACGTTCATATGAGAAGAAatcagcctgctgcagctgttcCAACA GCAAGCCAAGCCTtgtcccagcagcacccctCTGGCGAGTGCCGCAGTTCAGTGTACGGCTGCTGTTTTGACAATGTCGCTTCAGCTTCAGGTCCTGAAGGGGAAGGATGTCTCAATAGGCCCAACTACC CATATCCTGTCATGTGCCTGCTGCCCAGTGCTCACGGCCCCTGTGCAAACTGGACCACTCGCTGGTACTTTGTGACTGTTGTTGGAAAGTGCAATCGGTTTTGGTATGGTGGCTGCCATGGCAATAAAAACAGCTTTGCCTCAGAGGAGGAATGCATGAGAGTGTGTCATAGCTCTGTGGGGATTAGTCCTTTGGAGCACCAGCCCTCTTCTGGCACAAGAACTCTGCAACAGCAGGACACTGGCTCTCGCTTTCATATGGATACTGCTCAGGGTAAGCAGCAGCCCCTTCCAGGAGAGTCTTCAAGTCACGGTCAAGAAGGAAGAGCCTATGGGGCTTCACACCGCACACAAAACAGACATGGGGAGAACTACTGGAGAAGGCAGGTGCTGCCAGAGACTTTGCAAAGGTCTAGTGTGATGGAAAGCCAGCAATGGGGCACCCAGCAAAGTAGATTGAAAAGCCTGAGCCAGCTGCACTTGACAGGGGAAACAGCAGTGCCTGGGCCCTCCCAGAAGCTGAGTAGCAGTGGCCAGCAGGTGCTGCCACGTGAAGGCAAGCAGTGGCATAAGGCTTCTGGAACAGATGCTTCCATGATTGAAGGCTTTGGGCACCAGGTGTCTGCAGactccttcccagcacagaatctgcacag agCCATTCTGGAGGAAGCCAAGCCCTCTCTTGTGACAGCAATCATGGGACAAAACATCCAACTGGTCTGCAAGGCAAGTCTGTCCCCCTTCTCCAGGGTGGAGTGGATGAAGGATGGCCGGCCAGTCTCCTCTGACAG GCACACCTACCAGTCTGACAGCTCTTTAGTTATCAGCCACGTCAAGCTGGAGGATGCTGGGACTTACACATGCCTCATTTCTGATGGAAGGACAGAGAGTCGGCGGCAGATTCAGTTACAGATCGTAG aGTACCAGAGTGCTGTTCTGGCAGAGGGTGAGAGAGGTCAGGTCCTTCACAAGGAAAATCAGCGGCAGCGAGAGCTACCCAGAGGCGGGAAGGTTATACAGGCAGCCGGTTCCTCTGTGCATCCGCAATTCACATATAG GTTGAGAATGGACAAGAGCGAGCCCTCGGTAGTAGAGACCAAAGTTGGGGAGAGAGTCAGACTGCCCTGCACAGTGGAAGCATCTCCAGCTCTCACCATTGAGTGGCAGAAAGATGGGcagcccctctcccctcccag ACACAGACAGCAGTCAGATGGGGCCCTGGTGATCAGCCGGGTTAGCTCTGAGGACGCCGGCTTCTTTACCTGCATCGCCTCAAATGGACGTGACCAGGACCAGCGCCAGGTCCTGCTCCGACCTTTAG GAGGGCTGAGGATTACTGGTCTTCTGCCAAGCATCAAGGTATCTGAAGGAGAAACTGCTCAACTTCATTGCACAGTGACTGGCAACAATGTGAATATAAGGTGGTCAAG aaatgGAGTCCCAGTGCGGGCAGATGGCCGCCATATCCACCTGTCCCAGGATGGAAGCCTGACCATAAGCAACATTCAGTTGGCTGATGAGGGATCCTACACCTGCAGTgcctacagcagcagcaactctGTCAGTGCCAGCACGGAGGTGAAAGTGTTGAGGAGCAGGCCCAGCA CAACTGTGAATCATGTTGTGGACCTGAGCAGAGAATGTGTGGACCAGCCACACCTTGCCAACTGTGGCCTGATCGTGCAGGCCCAGCTCTGCGGTAATGAGTACTACGCCAGCTtctgctgtgccagctgctcTCACTACCAACCGCACGCCAGCCCTCCTCATCGCAGTGGGTGA
- the PAPLN gene encoding papilin isoform X3, translated as MHVHHQEKNTETKTRVTRMQMKNLLFLFLLAVMLPSAFSGHRMKRQTGVWGSWGEWGKCSRSCGGGVSVRQRHCYFQRTESASSCIGPTRSYRSCNIQSCPEGSRDFRAEQCAEFDGTEFQGKKYKWLPYYGAPNKCELNCIPKGENFYYRHKETVIDGTTCEPGKRDICVEGVCQAVGCDNILESTKKEDKCLQCGGDNSTCYDVKGTFDVPNLPKGYNQIFIIPVGATSIQIKEVMPSRNFMAVKNVQGDYYLNGHWTIDFSRTLHIASTVMHYDRGSEGDLAPELLHARGPTTEPLVIELISQEPNPGVQYEYYLPMHRQTTGYSWSYSSWSECSSECGGGFQTRLVFCTIDNEIYPDYMCRNKPQPDNNRTCGHQTCPQTKRWKTGEWGPCSATCGGGTQTRSVYCVAFDGQNSQGVVDNAECMAFAQQPHSSQPCNRRQCATWSTGPWSECSASCGEGVQTRTVTCRTQHGSQAQDFACLMEPKPPATQPCLKENCIQEVGWHVGDWGLCSKSCNSGIRTRQVICADGDSKFYSADICKAIQPQKPATLGSCNVQPCYLPQQVPSMQDTMGYDTSRRSLLTRYNPDSPPTDSGDGRLLPGSSTVHSSSGNYHINSTEDHGINLLPVRWESQSRSSNYHHLNITQYPTTGTGSQNCYQTPHGCCPDGHTPASGPLGRGCSFNTCHQNRYGCCPDGVSAARGPNNMGCPQYDSDVHMRRNQPAAAVPTASQALSQQHPSGECRSSVYGCCFDNVASASGPEGEGCLNRPNYPYPVMCLLPSAHGPCANWTTRWYFVTVVGKCNRFWYGGCHGNKNSFASEEECMRVCHSSVGISPLEHQPSSGTRTLQQQDTGSRFHMDTAQGKQQPLPGESSSHGQEGRAYGASHRTQNRHGENYWRRQVLPETLQRSSVMESQQWGTQQSRLKSLSQLHLTGETAVPGPSQKLSSSGQQVLPREGKQWHKASGTDASMIEGFGHQVSADSFPAQNLHRAILEEAKPSLVTAIMGQNIQLVCKASLSPFSRVEWMKDGRPVSSDRHTYQSDSSLVISHVKLEDAGTYTCLISDGRTESRRQIQLQIVEYQSAVLAEGERGQVLHKENQRQRELPRGGKVIQAAGSSVHPQFTYRLRMDKSEPSVVETKVGERVRLPCTVEASPALTIEWQKDGQPLSPPRHRQQSDGALVISRVSSEDAGFFTCIASNGRDQDQRQVLLRPLGGLRITGLLPSIKVSEGETAQLHCTVTGNNVNIRWSRNGVPVRADGRHIHLSQDGSLTISNIQLADEGSYTCSAYSSSNSVSASTEVKVLRSRPSTTVNHVVDLSRECVDQPHLANCGLIVQAQLCGNEYYASFCCASCSHYQPHASPPHRSG; from the exons GGCCATAGGATGAAGCGGCAGACTGGTGTTTGGGGAAGCTGGGGTGAATGGGGCAAGTGCAGTCGGAGCTGTGGTGGCGGAGTCAGTGTTCGGCAACGGCACTGCTATTTCCAAAG GACAGAAAGTGCTTCCAGTTGCATTGGACCAACTCGAAGCTATCGCTCATGCAATATTCAG AGCTGCCCAGAAGGCTCCAGAGATTTCCGAGCAGAGCAGTGTGCAGAGTTTGATGGGACAGAatttcaaggaaagaaatacaagtGGCTTCCTTATTATGGAG CACCCAATAAGTGTGAGTTAAACTGTATTCCAAAGGGAGAAAACTTCTACTACAGACACAAGGAAACTGTGATAGATGGGACTACTTGTGAACCTGGCAAGCGGGATATCTGTGTAGAAGGAGTTTGTCAA GCTGTTGGCTGTGATAACATACTAGAATCTACCAAGAAGGAGGACAAGTGCCTACAGTGCGGAGGAGATAACAGCACCTGCTATGATGTGAAGGGCACTTTTGATGTACCCAACCTCCCCAAAG ggtACAATCAAATCTTCATCATCCCTGTGGGAGCTACCAGCATCCAAATCAAGGAGGTTATGCCCAGCAGGAACTTTATGG CTGTCAAGAATGTGCAAGGGGATTATTATCTGAATGGACATTGGACAATTGACTTCAGCCGAACGCTACACATAGCTAGCACAGTTATGCACTATGATCGTGGCTCAGAAGGTGATCTGGCCCCAGAGCTCCTCCATGCCAGGGGTCCCACCACAGAGCCCTTAGTCATTGAG CTCATCAGTCAGGAGCCAAACCCAGGAGTACAGTACGAATACTACCTGCCTATGCACAGACAGACCACAGGTTACAGCTGGAGCTACAGTTCCTGGAGTGAGTGCAGCTCCGAGTGTGGAGGAG GCTTCCAAACCCGCTTGGTGTTTTGTACCATAGACAATGAAATTTATCCAGACTATATGTGCAGGAACAAACCACAACCAGACAATAACCGGACATGTGGCCATCAGACTTGTCCCCAAACAAAACG GTGGAAAACAGGGGAGTGGGGACCCTGCTCAGCTACCTGTGGTGGAGGCACCCAGACTCGCTCTGTTTACTGTGTAGCATTTGATGGTCAGAACTCCCAAGGTGTTGTGGACAACGCTGAGTGTATGGCCTTTGCACAGCAGCCTCACAGCAGTCAGCCCTGCAACAGGAGACAGTGTGCAACCTGGAGCACAGGGCCCTGGTCAGAG TGCTCAGCCAGCTGTGGGGAAGGCGTCCAGACCCGGACTGTCACCTGCAGAACGCAGCATGGCTCTCAGGCTCAGGACTTTGCTTGCTTAATGGAGCCAAAGCCACCAGCCACGCAGCCCTGCCTTAAGGAGAACTGCATCCAAGAAGTCGGTTGGCACGTTGGAGACTGGGGCCTG TGTTCAAAGAGCTGCAATTCAGGCATCCGGACACGCCAAGTTATCTGCGCTGATGGTGACTCCAAATTCTACAGTGCTGATATATGCAAAGCCATCCAACCACAGAAGCCAGCCACACTGGGTAGCTGCAACGTGCAGCCTTGCTACCTGCCACAAC AGGTCCCCAGTATGCAGGACACTATGGGATATGATACCAGTCGACGGTCCTTGCTGACGCGTTACAACCCAGACAGCCCTCCCACAG ATTCTGGTGATGGAAGGTTGCTCCCTGGGAGCTCCACagtgcacagcagctctggaaatTACCACATCAATTCCACTGAGGACCATGGCATCAACTTGTTGCCTGTTCGCTGGGAATCCCAGTCACGATCATCAAATTATCATCATCTCAACATCACTCAGTATCCCACTACAGGAACTGGATCTCAGAACTGTTATCAGACCCCACATGGCTGCTGTCCAGATGGACACACTCCAGCGTCAGGCCCTTTGGGGAGAGGTTGTTCCTTCAACACTTGTCACCAAAACAG GTATGGATGCTGTCCTGATGGCGTATCAGCTGCCCGAGGTCCAAACAACATGGGATGCCCACAGTATGACAGTGACGTTCATATGAGAAGAAatcagcctgctgcagctgttcCAACA GCAAGCCAAGCCTtgtcccagcagcacccctCTGGCGAGTGCCGCAGTTCAGTGTACGGCTGCTGTTTTGACAATGTCGCTTCAGCTTCAGGTCCTGAAGGGGAAGGATGTCTCAATAGGCCCAACTACC CATATCCTGTCATGTGCCTGCTGCCCAGTGCTCACGGCCCCTGTGCAAACTGGACCACTCGCTGGTACTTTGTGACTGTTGTTGGAAAGTGCAATCGGTTTTGGTATGGTGGCTGCCATGGCAATAAAAACAGCTTTGCCTCAGAGGAGGAATGCATGAGAGTGTGTCATAGCTCTGTGGGGATTAGTCCTTTGGAGCACCAGCCCTCTTCTGGCACAAGAACTCTGCAACAGCAGGACACTGGCTCTCGCTTTCATATGGATACTGCTCAGGGTAAGCAGCAGCCCCTTCCAGGAGAGTCTTCAAGTCACGGTCAAGAAGGAAGAGCCTATGGGGCTTCACACCGCACACAAAACAGACATGGGGAGAACTACTGGAGAAGGCAGGTGCTGCCAGAGACTTTGCAAAGGTCTAGTGTGATGGAAAGCCAGCAATGGGGCACCCAGCAAAGTAGATTGAAAAGCCTGAGCCAGCTGCACTTGACAGGGGAAACAGCAGTGCCTGGGCCCTCCCAGAAGCTGAGTAGCAGTGGCCAGCAGGTGCTGCCACGTGAAGGCAAGCAGTGGCATAAGGCTTCTGGAACAGATGCTTCCATGATTGAAGGCTTTGGGCACCAGGTGTCTGCAGactccttcccagcacagaatctgcacag agCCATTCTGGAGGAAGCCAAGCCCTCTCTTGTGACAGCAATCATGGGACAAAACATCCAACTGGTCTGCAAGGCAAGTCTGTCCCCCTTCTCCAGGGTGGAGTGGATGAAGGATGGCCGGCCAGTCTCCTCTGACAG GCACACCTACCAGTCTGACAGCTCTTTAGTTATCAGCCACGTCAAGCTGGAGGATGCTGGGACTTACACATGCCTCATTTCTGATGGAAGGACAGAGAGTCGGCGGCAGATTCAGTTACAGATCGTAG aGTACCAGAGTGCTGTTCTGGCAGAGGGTGAGAGAGGTCAGGTCCTTCACAAGGAAAATCAGCGGCAGCGAGAGCTACCCAGAGGCGGGAAGGTTATACAGGCAGCCGGTTCCTCTGTGCATCCGCAATTCACATATAG GTTGAGAATGGACAAGAGCGAGCCCTCGGTAGTAGAGACCAAAGTTGGGGAGAGAGTCAGACTGCCCTGCACAGTGGAAGCATCTCCAGCTCTCACCATTGAGTGGCAGAAAGATGGGcagcccctctcccctcccag ACACAGACAGCAGTCAGATGGGGCCCTGGTGATCAGCCGGGTTAGCTCTGAGGACGCCGGCTTCTTTACCTGCATCGCCTCAAATGGACGTGACCAGGACCAGCGCCAGGTCCTGCTCCGACCTTTAG GAGGGCTGAGGATTACTGGTCTTCTGCCAAGCATCAAGGTATCTGAAGGAGAAACTGCTCAACTTCATTGCACAGTGACTGGCAACAATGTGAATATAAGGTGGTCAAG aaatgGAGTCCCAGTGCGGGCAGATGGCCGCCATATCCACCTGTCCCAGGATGGAAGCCTGACCATAAGCAACATTCAGTTGGCTGATGAGGGATCCTACACCTGCAGTgcctacagcagcagcaactctGTCAGTGCCAGCACGGAGGTGAAAGTGTTGAGGAGCAGGCCCAGCA CAACTGTGAATCATGTTGTGGACCTGAGCAGAGAATGTGTGGACCAGCCACACCTTGCCAACTGTGGCCTGATCGTGCAGGCCCAGCTCTGCGGTAATGAGTACTACGCCAGCTtctgctgtgccagctgctcTCACTACCAACCGCACGCCAGCCCTCCTCATCGCAGTGGGTGA